From one Rosa rugosa chromosome 4, drRosRugo1.1, whole genome shotgun sequence genomic stretch:
- the LOC133741821 gene encoding uncharacterized protein LOC133741821 isoform X2, translated as MRFKKGSKVEVLNEKEVPSGAWQCAVIISGNGHTYSVRYDWSPNWEGQAVIERVLRKAIRPCPPPLQGADCWAVGDVVEVFDVGFWKMANIVKVFDENYYLARLLGSFEEFRIHKSRIRVRQVLKDEEWIVIGKGLGSAYHNHTSSPVSRMNLRIKLPSGNDCLPPENNSCEDSHIVSSASLKRPSQCCSLYTEAYPRKIRAIEKESGRQQVFSSSPSSLLEKVDAVAYPRENLAEKYVHASFICPSTQYCENEKGILNGANSYFERSSDGVFDSDACSIESVGSCSVISNSSNKLSGYNLAGHSEDEDTLCSDADSFSGGADVQEFNSFPLKGDVTARDSRSELHAYRRTLMLMHASGSLSWEQEDLLTNLRMSLHISNDEHLMEVLKCGSVWVCWELLTHLVPKQKRTEKCQ; from the exons ATGAGATTCAAGAAAGGGAGCAAGGTGGAAGTACTGAACGAAAAGGAGGTGCCTTCAGGAGCATGGCAGTGCGCTGTGATTATATCAGGCAATGGACACACTTACAGTGTTAGGTATGATTGGTCTCCTAACTGGGAAGGTCAGGCAGTTATTGAGAGAGTCCTGCGGAAGGCTATTAGGCCTTGTCCTCCGCCTCTTCAAGGTGCAGATTGTTGGGCAGTCGGTGATGTTGTTGAGGTCTTTGATGTTGGTTTCTGGAAGATGGCTAACATAGTGAAGGTTTTTGATGAAAACTATTACTTGGCTAGGCTACTTGGATCATTTGAGGAGTTTAGAATCCACAAATCTAGGATCAGGGTGCGTCAAGTTTTGAAAGATGAGGAATGGATTGTGATAGGAAAG GGTCTGGGATCAGCTTACCACAATCATACGAGTTCTCCAGTCTCACGAATGAATTTAAGAATAAAGCTGCCCAGTGGAAATGATTGTTTACCTCCGGAAAACAACAGTTGTGAGGATTCCCATATTGTCTCCTCGGCATCATTAAAGAGACCTTCTCAATGTTGCTCTCTTTATACCGAAGCATATCCCCGAAAGATAAGAGCTATTGAGAAAGAATCCGGGCGGCAACAAGTTTTCTCTAGCTCCCCATCTTCCTTGCTTGAGAAGGTAGATGCTGTTGCTTACCCAAGAGAAAATCTGGCTGAAAAATACGTGCACGCTTCCTTTATTTGCCCTTCCACTCAATATTGTGAAAATGAGAAGGGAATTTTAAATGGTGccaattcatattttgaaagAAGCTCGGATGGTGTTTTTGATAGTGATGCATGCTCTATTGAATCTGTTGGTAGTTGTAGTGTTATTAGTAACAGTTCAAATAAGTTGTCCGGGTATAATCTAGCAGGTCACAGTGAAGATGAAGATACCCTTTGTAGTGATGCAGACTCTTTTTCTGGTGGCGCTGATGTGCAAGAATTTAATTCCTTTCCTCTGAAAGGGGATGTAACAGCAAGAGACTCTAGGTCGGAGTTGCATGCTTATCGCCGTACTCTGATGTTAATGCATGCTTCAGGTTCTTTAAGTTGGGAACAAGAAGATTTATTGACAAACCTCCGTATGTCCTTACACATTTCCAATGATGAACATTTGATGGAA
- the LOC133741821 gene encoding uncharacterized protein LOC133741821 isoform X3, with translation MRFKKGSKVEVLNEKEVPSGAWQCAVIISGNGHTYSVRYDWSPNWEGQAVIERVLRKAIRPCPPPLQGADCWAVGDVVEVFDVGFWKMANIVKVFDENYYLARLLGSFEEFRIHKSRIRVRQVLKDEEWIVIGKGLGSAYHNHTSSPVSRMNLRIKLPSGNDCLPPENNSCEDSHIVSSASLKRPSQCCSLYTEAYPRKIRAIEKESGRQQVFSSSPSSLLEKVDAVAYPRENLAEKYVHASFICPSTQYCENEKGILNGANSYFERSSDGVFDSDACSIESVGSCSVISNSSNKLSGYNLAGHSEDEDTLCSDADSFSGGADVQEFNSFPLKGDVTARDSRSELHAYRRTLMLMHASGSLSWEQEDLLTNLRMSLHISNDEHLMEGHGWEACHALLPKF, from the exons ATGAGATTCAAGAAAGGGAGCAAGGTGGAAGTACTGAACGAAAAGGAGGTGCCTTCAGGAGCATGGCAGTGCGCTGTGATTATATCAGGCAATGGACACACTTACAGTGTTAGGTATGATTGGTCTCCTAACTGGGAAGGTCAGGCAGTTATTGAGAGAGTCCTGCGGAAGGCTATTAGGCCTTGTCCTCCGCCTCTTCAAGGTGCAGATTGTTGGGCAGTCGGTGATGTTGTTGAGGTCTTTGATGTTGGTTTCTGGAAGATGGCTAACATAGTGAAGGTTTTTGATGAAAACTATTACTTGGCTAGGCTACTTGGATCATTTGAGGAGTTTAGAATCCACAAATCTAGGATCAGGGTGCGTCAAGTTTTGAAAGATGAGGAATGGATTGTGATAGGAAAG GGTCTGGGATCAGCTTACCACAATCATACGAGTTCTCCAGTCTCACGAATGAATTTAAGAATAAAGCTGCCCAGTGGAAATGATTGTTTACCTCCGGAAAACAACAGTTGTGAGGATTCCCATATTGTCTCCTCGGCATCATTAAAGAGACCTTCTCAATGTTGCTCTCTTTATACCGAAGCATATCCCCGAAAGATAAGAGCTATTGAGAAAGAATCCGGGCGGCAACAAGTTTTCTCTAGCTCCCCATCTTCCTTGCTTGAGAAGGTAGATGCTGTTGCTTACCCAAGAGAAAATCTGGCTGAAAAATACGTGCACGCTTCCTTTATTTGCCCTTCCACTCAATATTGTGAAAATGAGAAGGGAATTTTAAATGGTGccaattcatattttgaaagAAGCTCGGATGGTGTTTTTGATAGTGATGCATGCTCTATTGAATCTGTTGGTAGTTGTAGTGTTATTAGTAACAGTTCAAATAAGTTGTCCGGGTATAATCTAGCAGGTCACAGTGAAGATGAAGATACCCTTTGTAGTGATGCAGACTCTTTTTCTGGTGGCGCTGATGTGCAAGAATTTAATTCCTTTCCTCTGAAAGGGGATGTAACAGCAAGAGACTCTAGGTCGGAGTTGCATGCTTATCGCCGTACTCTGATGTTAATGCATGCTTCAGGTTCTTTAAGTTGGGAACAAGAAGATTTATTGACAAACCTCCGTATGTCCTTACACATTTCCAATGATGAACATTTGATGGAA